From a single Silene latifolia isolate original U9 population chromosome 6, ASM4854445v1, whole genome shotgun sequence genomic region:
- the LOC141658523 gene encoding transcription factor bHLH14-like has protein sequence MDQNFTISSSTSSSSKAPKPQEFQFPSTLLSNLQFLLQTQPFWWNYAILWQTTTHNINNNTETLSLIWAEGHFQGFRSPSTKPTKQPIISDEEGSSMDDMVTDVELFYMSSPTRSHPIKQGGVLAKVYTTGSLVWLSGAGSLGSYNCDRVKEAGSHGLETLVIIPVSNGVLELGSIDSIHENWDLVQQVNKLFGLLSVPDKGYTRPNFVTNNDLHSHLSLSERCDSDRLLSPEKTARRRGRRRSGTLPITVNHVEAERQRRDKMNIRFYALRSVVPYVSKMDKASLLSDAVAYINELKSKIESLELQLKFTKECASNNSDNCTSTLLKDVKMINVPSENHRKEMTAVIPTEVNVRILGSEAMIRVQCENINHPTARLMDLFKELNLQVKHATISTIGELMIQDVVISNVSMEIWSSDELKNVIFGRLTMIDEEGGLKVRLCN, from the coding sequence ATGGACCAGAATTTCACAATTTCATCCTCAACTTCATCATCATCCAAGGCACCAAAACCCCAAGAATTCCAATTCCCATCAACATTACTATCAAATTTACAATTCTTACTTCAAACTCAACCATTTTGGTGGAATTACGCCATTTTATGGCAAACTACAactcacaacatcaacaacaatacCGAAACTCTTAGCTTAATTTGGGCTGAGGGTCATTTCCAAGGCTTCCGAAGCCCATCTACCAAGCCCACTAAGCAGCCGATTATCTCTGACGAAGAAGGTTCTTCAATGGATGACATGGTGACCGATGTGGAATTGTTTTACATGTCTTCACCTACTAGGTCACACCCAATAAAACAAGGTGGTGTACTTGCCAAGGTTTACACTACCGGGTCTTTAGTTTGGTTAAGTGGAGCGGGTTCACTAGGCTCGTATAATTGTGACCGCGTGAAAGAAGCCGGTTCACATGGGCTAGAGACTCTTGTTATTATACCTGTGTCCAATGGTGTTCTCGAGTTGGGTTCTATTGACTCGATCCATGAGAATTGGGATTTGGTTCAGCAAGTTAATAAACTTTTTGGGTTGTTGAGTGTTCCTGATAAGGGCTACACTCGGCCTAATTTTGTAACTAATAATGATCTACATAGTCATTTGAGCCTGTCTGAGAGGTGTGACTCAGACAGGCTCCTGAGTCCTGAAAAAACGGCGAGGAGAAGAGGGAGACGTCGTAGTGGGACTCTCCCTATCACGGTCAATCACGTGGAAGCGGAGAGACAAAGGAGAGATAAAATGAATATTCGATTTTATGCCCTAAGGTCTGTTGTCCCGTATGTGTCCAAAATGGATAAGGCGTCACTGTTAAGTGACGCCGTGGCATATATCAACGAGTTAAAAAGTAAAATTGAAAGTTTAGAGTTACAACTTAAATTCACTAAGGAGTGTGCTAGTAACAATAGTGATAATTGCACGAGTACGCTTTTAAAAGACGTGAAAATGATTAACGTGCCTAGTGAAAATCACCGTAAAGAAATGACTGCGGTAATTCCAACTGAAGTTAATGTTAGGATTTTGGGTAGTGAGGCTATGATTAGGGTTCAATGTGAGAATATTAATCACCCTACCGCAAGATTAATGGATTTGTTTAAGGAGCTTAATTTGCAAGTTAAACATGCTACTATTTCTACTATAGGAGAGTTAATGATTCAAGATGTTGTGATTTCTAACGTTTCAATGGAGATATGGAGTTCGGATGAATTGAAAAATGTAATCTTTGGAAGATTAACGATGATCGATGAAGAAGGAGGATTAAAAGTTCGATTATGTAACTAG